A genomic stretch from Streptococcus oralis includes:
- a CDS encoding PadR family transcriptional regulator, whose product MYFPTSSALIEFLILAVLEQGDSYGYEISQTIKLIANIKESTLYPILKKLEASGFLTTYSREFQGRMRKYYSLTNQGVEQLITLKEEWTLYTDTINGIIEGSIRHDKN is encoded by the coding sequence ATGTACTTCCCAACATCCTCTGCCTTGATCGAGTTTCTCATCTTGGCTGTACTGGAGCAGGGAGATTCTTATGGTTATGAGATTAGCCAAACCATTAAACTCATCGCCAATATAAAAGAATCTACGCTCTATCCCATTCTCAAAAAATTGGAAGCCAGTGGCTTTCTGACCACCTACTCTAGAGAGTTTCAGGGGCGTATGCGCAAATACTACTCCTTGACCAATCAGGGCGTAGAGCAGCTCATTACTCTAAAGGAAGAGTGGACGCTCTATACCGACACCATCAACGGCATCATAGAAGGGAGTATCCGCCATGACAAGAACTGA
- a CDS encoding DUF1700 domain-containing protein has protein sequence MTRTDYLTQLETYLHKLPEADRIEAMDYFKELFDDAGPEGEEELIASLGTPKEAAHDVLSNLLDKKVNEAPAQKNDRQLLHIALLALLAAPIGIPVGIAIILTIIGLFIAAASVILAFFTVSVTGILLGGLFIVESFSILVEAKSAFILIFGAGLLAIGASSLVLLGISYVARFFGLLVVRLVQWILKKGKRGDRHA, from the coding sequence ATGACAAGAACTGACTATCTGACTCAGTTAGAAACCTATCTCCATAAACTACCTGAAGCTGACCGCATCGAAGCCATGGACTACTTTAAGGAACTATTTGACGATGCAGGTCCAGAGGGCGAAGAAGAGCTTATCGCTAGTCTGGGAACACCAAAAGAAGCGGCTCATGATGTTCTCTCTAACCTCCTCGACAAGAAAGTCAATGAAGCACCTGCTCAAAAGAATGACCGTCAACTGCTACACATTGCCCTACTTGCCTTACTAGCAGCCCCTATCGGAATTCCTGTTGGAATTGCAATTATCTTAACCATTATCGGGCTTTTTATCGCAGCTGCCTCTGTCATTCTAGCCTTCTTTACTGTCTCTGTGACAGGTATCCTACTGGGCGGACTCTTTATCGTAGAGAGTTTTAGTATCCTAGTCGAAGCCAAATCCGCCTTTATCTTGATTTTCGGGGCTGGTTTGCTTGCTATCGGTGCTTCTTCTCTTGTTCTACTAGGCATCTCCTATGTAGCTCGTTTCTTTGGCCTTCTGGTCGTCCGCTTGGTGCAATGGATTCTTAAAAAAGGAAAGAGAGGTGACAGACATGCGTAA
- a CDS encoding DUF4097 family beta strand repeat-containing protein: MRKLTKGFLIFGVVSTILGFIMIIVGAQSNGIQSLLAMSKDPVYDNRIEEVTFGSEVEKLDLTLEEHSLTITESVDDKIHITYHPSMSGRHDLTTGMSDKTLSVTDKQASQHRFLGSGIEGLLRIASSYSNRFNEVILSLPKGRTLKAINVSANRGQTSIRQVTLENATIKTKGYHLRITESSIKNSILTTPSIINIFDTELTDSQVKTEGEHIYAENIQFHGKVELDSHNDLRLFLSKTEFDRINLDISSKHGGIYRKAYREHPRQKDNELANPYKTEKADVKDLLIIRASQDIYLPKEEEYSAPPRNH, encoded by the coding sequence ATGCGTAAATTGACGAAAGGATTTCTCATCTTTGGTGTAGTTTCCACGATCCTTGGTTTTATCATGATTATTGTAGGCGCCCAGTCCAATGGTATTCAAAGTTTGCTTGCCATGTCAAAAGACCCCGTCTATGACAATCGTATCGAAGAAGTGACCTTCGGAAGCGAAGTGGAAAAACTTGATTTGACCCTTGAAGAACACAGCCTAACCATCACAGAGTCTGTAGATGACAAGATCCACATCACCTATCATCCGTCCATGTCTGGCCGTCATGATCTGACTACTGGCATGAGTGACAAAACACTGAGCGTCACTGACAAACAAGCCTCCCAACATCGTTTTCTCGGTTCAGGAATCGAAGGCCTACTTCGTATTGCCAGCAGTTATTCCAACCGTTTTAATGAAGTTATTCTCTCTTTACCTAAAGGGAGAACTCTGAAAGCTATCAATGTCTCGGCCAATCGTGGACAGACCTCCATCCGTCAAGTCACCCTTGAAAATGCGACAATCAAAACAAAAGGCTACCACTTAAGAATAACAGAAAGCTCCATCAAGAACAGTATACTAACGACACCTAGTATTATCAATATTTTTGATACAGAATTGACAGATAGCCAGGTCAAGACGGAAGGGGAACACATCTATGCTGAGAATATCCAGTTTCACGGTAAGGTTGAGCTAGACTCTCATAACGACTTAAGACTCTTTCTTTCTAAGACAGAATTCGATCGTATCAATTTAGACATTTCTTCTAAGCATGGCGGTATTTATCGTAAAGCATACAGAGAACACCCTAGACAAAAAGACAATGAACTTGCCAACCCTTACAAAACTGAAAAAGCAGATGTCAAGGACCTGCTCATTATAAGGGCCAGCCAGGATATCTACCTACCCAAGGAAGAAGAATACTCTGCTCCACCTAGAAACCATTGA
- a CDS encoding DUF6574 domain-containing protein — protein MTQEWFESADLEKKLPQTKSEIQPNEPETSETVKTELQVSEETPVSPKELETHEEETPEIIEETQTEEEGEGKAEEEHKQENPAKEKSILSKALESPYIPDIDPRKTARFKEEIALFWTWLLDAIQEPTASKNTDQKHRYSVFALLTLLSSINLFFSIYHIKHLYYGYMASIANSLPNQLPPLDLFAGLSILVASALFYFSIILGGFTVRRVLDQESDFTFQEACDRYSRLFAIPLVLTALASFFALFGGLRFAGILTLLSMAIFALGNLFVISKPSKTSSLDPFYRFLLAVLLDGAILLPFFIAELALTVDYLRILTFF, from the coding sequence ATGACACAAGAATGGTTTGAAAGTGCCGATCTTGAAAAGAAATTACCTCAGACAAAATCGGAAATCCAGCCCAACGAGCCAGAGACTTCGGAAACTGTGAAGACCGAACTACAAGTAAGCGAAGAAACACCTGTCTCACCTAAAGAACTGGAAACGCATGAGGAGGAAACTCCCGAAATAATCGAGGAAACCCAAACCGAGGAAGAGGGAGAAGGAAAAGCTGAAGAGGAACACAAACAAGAAAACCCTGCAAAAGAGAAAAGTATCCTCAGCAAGGCTTTAGAAAGCCCCTATATCCCAGATATTGACCCTCGTAAAACTGCCCGATTCAAAGAAGAAATCGCACTATTTTGGACTTGGCTACTGGATGCTATCCAAGAACCAACTGCCAGCAAGAATACGGACCAAAAGCATCGTTATAGTGTCTTTGCCCTGCTCACTTTGCTATCCTCAATTAACCTTTTCTTTAGTATCTATCATATCAAGCACCTCTACTACGGCTATATGGCATCTATTGCCAATAGTTTACCTAACCAGCTCCCTCCTTTAGATCTCTTTGCTGGACTCTCCATCTTGGTCGCTAGCGCTCTATTTTACTTTTCCATCATTTTGGGAGGCTTTACTGTCCGACGTGTACTGGACCAGGAGAGCGACTTCACCTTCCAAGAAGCTTGCGATCGGTATAGCAGACTCTTTGCTATCCCACTTGTCCTAACAGCTCTAGCAAGTTTCTTTGCACTCTTTGGTGGCTTGCGATTTGCTGGTATCCTCACTCTTCTAAGCATGGCCATCTTTGCCCTTGGAAATCTCTTTGTGATTAGCAAGCCAAGTAAGACCAGTAGCCTTGACCCATTTTATCGATTCTTGCTAGCTGTCTTACTTGATGGCGCTATTCTCTTACCCTTCTTCATTGCAGAGCTCGCGCTGACAGTTGACTACCTTCGCATCCTGACCTTCTTTTAA
- a CDS encoding ATP-binding cassette domain-containing protein, which translates to MVSHYKQATLLDCGMACVKTIISYYFPKLEHLDSLQFDNNSHQGLSLFDIEGILKNYGIDADSYQIDTPSLLNNVSFPYLMIVERAGLPHYIVVLDGDSNSLTVSDPANEEIEKISRLELFSQSVGIVLIPQKNENVNSEDRKDIVTISYADKLYHRFLASLGWKRKFAIFFLGIAKIILPVTIAFFLQITMSNLLNIQFSFQLFSLASIILGSYLYWQFSILETRLKGKIENDFLNDILSSFYQNQLNDFSLTKNYEYVSSYFWNLLLSATGIMQKFYLKVQLLVFCLLLLLLLKLNIIIFAVTSLSIVILGLYVNFEIRKVVKNQREFIAKSSNFSSLVENTIYGLQDIISFQKSSDFIKEFNERLNELLGTKLDSTHITNRLLASTQIFIGLTGSFLIATIISMRDYEHIAEYANSILILLLLSSILSSLITSWVALKKSQYSFEFIGTEEVEAKRDVVPISVAKIKQLSCHDLSKKWDERLIFNKLNLEFNSGELTVVTGGNGTGKSSLLNIIQGLSSPTEGDIVLNGMESFSTLEETNILDYLSVYSSEFHVFPGSVSKNINFTLFNKENYESNNLDSLNLNVSLSHQIDGKATNISQGQKQKILLMRSLSQEKDIYLFDEPTGNLDRNSTELFLNEVEKLVNEEKIVIVVTHDKDVIARASKVINMDEFH; encoded by the coding sequence ATGGTTAGTCACTATAAACAAGCAACTTTGCTGGATTGTGGAATGGCTTGTGTAAAGACAATCATTTCTTATTATTTCCCCAAATTAGAACATCTGGATAGTCTACAATTTGATAACAATAGTCACCAAGGATTGTCTTTGTTTGATATAGAAGGTATACTAAAAAACTATGGTATTGATGCGGATTCTTATCAAATTGACACTCCTAGTTTGTTAAATAACGTATCATTTCCTTATTTGATGATAGTAGAAAGAGCTGGTTTACCTCATTATATTGTTGTATTAGATGGAGACAGTAATTCATTGACTGTTTCTGATCCTGCGAATGAAGAAATTGAGAAAATTTCAAGATTAGAACTTTTTAGTCAGAGTGTAGGAATTGTTTTAATTCCTCAAAAGAATGAGAATGTTAATTCAGAAGATAGAAAAGATATTGTTACGATAAGCTATGCAGATAAGTTATATCATAGATTTCTAGCTTCACTTGGTTGGAAGAGAAAGTTTGCAATCTTTTTCTTGGGAATAGCCAAAATTATCTTACCAGTTACTATTGCTTTTTTTCTACAAATAACGATGTCTAATCTGCTTAATATTCAGTTTAGCTTTCAGCTATTTAGTCTCGCTTCAATAATATTAGGTTCATATTTGTATTGGCAGTTTTCTATATTGGAAACAAGATTAAAAGGAAAGATTGAAAATGATTTTTTAAATGATATTCTGTCCTCTTTTTATCAGAACCAATTAAATGATTTTTCTTTAACTAAGAATTATGAGTATGTTAGTAGTTATTTTTGGAATTTGTTGTTATCAGCAACAGGTATTATGCAAAAATTTTACTTAAAGGTACAACTTTTAGTGTTTTGCTTGCTACTATTATTGCTATTAAAATTGAATATCATTATTTTCGCAGTTACAAGCTTATCTATAGTTATTCTTGGCTTATATGTAAATTTTGAGATACGAAAAGTTGTAAAAAATCAGCGAGAATTTATTGCTAAGAGTTCTAACTTTAGTTCTCTTGTAGAAAATACAATTTATGGTTTGCAAGATATTATAAGTTTCCAAAAATCTAGCGACTTTATCAAAGAATTTAATGAAAGACTCAATGAACTGTTGGGAACGAAACTAGATAGTACACATATTACCAATAGATTATTAGCTTCTACTCAGATATTTATTGGTTTAACTGGTTCATTTTTGATTGCTACTATAATTTCTATGAGAGATTATGAACATATAGCAGAGTATGCAAATAGTATTTTGATTCTATTACTTTTATCTAGCATTTTAAGTTCTTTAATTACATCTTGGGTAGCATTGAAAAAAAGTCAATATTCCTTTGAGTTTATCGGAACAGAGGAGGTAGAAGCGAAAAGGGATGTTGTTCCTATTTCAGTAGCTAAAATTAAACAGTTGTCCTGCCATGATTTATCTAAAAAATGGGATGAAAGATTGATATTTAATAAATTAAATTTGGAATTTAATAGTGGTGAACTAACAGTTGTTACAGGTGGTAATGGAACAGGCAAATCATCTCTTTTGAATATTATTCAGGGATTATCTTCTCCAACAGAGGGTGATATTGTACTGAATGGAATGGAAAGTTTTTCTACTTTAGAGGAGACTAATATTTTGGATTATTTAAGCGTGTATTCATCTGAATTTCATGTATTCCCTGGAAGTGTTTCAAAAAATATTAATTTCACCCTATTTAATAAGGAAAACTATGAATCAAATAATCTTGATAGTCTGAATCTCAATGTATCTCTGAGTCATCAGATTGATGGGAAAGCCACCAATATTTCGCAAGGTCAGAAACAAAAAATTCTACTCATGAGGAGTTTATCACAAGAAAAGGACATCTATCTATTCGATGAGCCTACAGGAAATTTGGACAGAAACTCAACTGAATTATTTCTAAATGAGGTTGAGAAATTAGTGAACGAGGAAAAGATTGTTATTGTCGTGACTCATGATAAGGATGTTATTGCTAGAGCAAGCAAAGTTATTAATATGGATGAATTTCATTAA
- a CDS encoding ABC transporter permease, whose amino-acid sequence MNSLKADMYKFYWEKRGVLPSLLIGLLVLLFSLFFKSSNENEPAFRVLISNVSGFIPLLFISSNLFFWGEDYSFRTINILLTKEKQRWKLFLYKTLGTFCLSLLYVSIFYSLAALVYLEGDMVLIVSTFLHQLPYYFVIISVSLLIFQIFDKVYESCMIYTLYILLFDNLLAYVLPNSGESVKDYLLMTLNLKASPGVSQFTFTNVCYPIVVSIAVLVLALAVFNKKEFK is encoded by the coding sequence ATGAATTCTCTTAAGGCAGATATGTATAAATTTTACTGGGAAAAAAGAGGAGTGCTTCCTAGTTTGTTGATAGGGTTATTAGTTTTGTTATTCTCCTTATTTTTTAAGTCATCAAATGAAAATGAGCCGGCATTTCGAGTGTTGATTTCAAACGTGAGTGGTTTTATTCCGTTGCTTTTCATCTCTTCCAATTTATTTTTCTGGGGAGAAGATTATAGTTTCCGTACGATCAATATTCTGCTCACAAAAGAAAAACAACGATGGAAGTTATTTTTATATAAAACTTTGGGAACCTTTTGTTTGTCTTTATTATATGTGTCTATTTTTTATAGTTTGGCAGCTCTTGTTTATTTAGAAGGGGACATGGTGTTGATTGTTTCGACATTTTTACACCAGCTACCATACTATTTTGTCATTATAAGTGTCTCGTTATTGATTTTTCAAATATTTGATAAGGTTTATGAATCATGTATGATTTATACACTCTACATTTTACTATTTGATAACCTATTGGCTTACGTCCTTCCAAATTCTGGTGAGAGTGTGAAAGACTATTTACTTATGACTTTAAATTTGAAAGCTTCCCCTGGGGTAAGTCAATTTACCTTTACGAACGTATGCTACCCTATAGTGGTGAGTATAGCAGTACTTGTGCTTGCGTTAGCTGTATTTAATAAAAAAGAATTTAAGTAG
- a CDS encoding ATP-binding cassette domain-containing protein, with protein MNRVILSLKHIDKTYGKEQVLHNVSFDIDQGEICGLIGENGAGKTTLMRILLGLIRADKGEIKSVSQHKIGSIIESPALYPNLTGRQHLQYYKTRFGLKTDIIEMLELVRLPKPSWDRKVKNYSLGMKQRLSIAIALLDNPELIILDEPVNGLDPQGISDLRKMILSLRDQLGVTFLISSHILSELEFITDKYIIMKKGKILNVTSSQMLANDLSEKIFLKTSDNQILKMFLEKEGIVHFEQDDYLVVTEKEKLMAILEYSIGSNLVIQDIYIKKERFEDYYLRNII; from the coding sequence ATGAATCGTGTGATTTTAAGTCTTAAACATATCGATAAAACATATGGGAAAGAACAGGTTCTTCATAATGTTTCCTTTGATATTGATCAAGGAGAAATATGTGGTCTTATTGGTGAAAATGGTGCTGGAAAGACAACATTAATGAGAATTCTCCTAGGACTAATTCGGGCTGATAAGGGAGAAATCAAGAGTGTTTCTCAGCATAAGATTGGCAGTATTATCGAATCACCTGCCCTCTATCCAAACCTGACTGGACGCCAACACTTGCAATATTACAAGACAAGATTTGGTTTAAAGACAGATATCATAGAAATGTTGGAATTGGTTCGCCTACCCAAACCATCATGGGATCGAAAAGTGAAAAACTATTCTCTTGGCATGAAACAAAGATTATCGATAGCAATTGCTCTTCTGGATAATCCAGAGCTCATTATCCTAGACGAACCAGTGAATGGTTTAGATCCTCAAGGGATTTCAGATTTAAGAAAAATGATTTTGAGTTTAAGGGATCAGTTAGGAGTTACTTTTTTAATCTCGAGTCATATTCTGTCAGAATTGGAATTTATAACAGATAAGTATATCATCATGAAAAAAGGAAAGATTCTAAATGTGACGAGTTCACAAATGCTAGCGAATGATTTATCTGAAAAAATTTTCCTAAAGACAAGTGATAATCAGATTCTAAAAATGTTTTTAGAAAAAGAGGGCATTGTTCATTTTGAGCAGGATGACTATCTGGTTGTTACAGAAAAGGAAAAATTAATGGCTATCTTGGAATATAGTATTGGTTCAAATCTAGTGATACAGGATATTTATATTAAGAAGGAACGCTTTGAGGACTACTATTTGCGTAATATTATCTGA
- a CDS encoding helix-turn-helix domain-containing protein has translation MDIKKEVGKRIRMLREMKHLTRETLCDDETEITVRQLARIESGQSSPSLSKVEYIAYKLGCPISHIVDMDHMILPSEYLILKDKLIKFQTYGDDDRIHIKEELFDRVYEHYYDSLPEDEQIAISALQASFDVFVSEDAGFGDALLDEYFEQVKIRKNYSVNDLLLIKLYLVSCLARPTEYHRELFWELSKKLLRETNSSDLETAYMLKRTVLDSLAVQWMEKSYSTFEPYVKAMNTLMILSQDFQNKPIVDMLDAMCTLFHKQDKEKAIYLYDRAVICAQAFGDQVLEARILGEKEKDIKTFEEMKS, from the coding sequence ATGGATATCAAGAAGGAAGTAGGTAAAAGAATCCGAATGTTGCGAGAGATGAAACATCTCACTCGTGAAACTCTTTGTGATGATGAAACCGAGATAACAGTACGCCAATTAGCACGGATTGAATCAGGGCAGTCTTCCCCAAGTTTATCTAAGGTAGAGTATATAGCTTACAAACTAGGCTGTCCAATTTCACATATAGTAGATATGGATCATATGATTTTACCTTCAGAGTACTTGATATTAAAGGATAAACTTATTAAGTTTCAAACTTATGGAGATGATGACAGAATTCATATTAAAGAAGAGTTGTTTGACAGAGTTTACGAACACTATTATGATAGTCTACCTGAGGATGAGCAGATTGCAATCAGCGCCTTACAAGCTAGTTTTGATGTCTTTGTAAGTGAAGATGCAGGGTTTGGTGATGCTTTGCTTGATGAGTATTTTGAACAAGTAAAGATAAGAAAAAATTACTCGGTAAATGATTTGCTTCTCATAAAATTGTACTTGGTTTCGTGTTTAGCAAGACCGACTGAGTATCATCGTGAACTATTTTGGGAACTTTCTAAAAAACTTCTGAGAGAAACGAATTCATCCGATTTAGAGACAGCCTATATGTTAAAGAGAACGGTGCTTGATTCTTTAGCTGTTCAATGGATGGAAAAATCTTACTCCACTTTTGAGCCTTATGTTAAGGCGATGAACACGCTGATGATTTTATCGCAGGATTTTCAAAACAAGCCAATTGTTGATATGCTAGATGCTATGTGTACTTTATTTCATAAACAGGATAAGGAAAAAGCTATCTACTTATATGATAGAGCCGTTATTTGTGCTCAAGCATTTGGAGACCAAGTATTAGAAGCGCGTATATTGGGAGAAAAAGAAAAAGATATAAAAACTTTTGAGGAAATGAAGAGCTGA
- a CDS encoding DUF4299 family protein has product MAKTFFIPNKESILGQQEVLTAKSILALVEGLESHSYDAVYLRQPLNRLEYIECGIVGQSQFLFKVNYADSRKGYQVVIPDFLTRADWEIVEALLQALSSKLGQVVEGLEGFEFEAYFRQTVQNYLADKAARLVYCQGLLSPIYLNKEYLESFLVENGLVRFEELVKKVQGSDAYLASVRFYPDAQGKVHGIYHLAQGVKTILPKEPFVPASYTEQLAGKELVWEIDLVKISGDGSKVEDYEAIARLDYARFLESLPTAFYHQLDANQLEVQAILGKDFEELAQEK; this is encoded by the coding sequence ATGGCGAAAACATTTTTTATCCCAAATAAAGAAAGCATTCTAGGACAACAGGAGGTCTTGACTGCCAAGTCTATCTTGGCCTTGGTGGAAGGCTTGGAGTCACACAGTTATGATGCGGTCTATCTCCGTCAGCCCCTCAATCGTCTCGAGTATATCGAGTGTGGGATTGTAGGTCAGTCACAATTTCTCTTCAAGGTGAACTATGCGGATAGTCGAAAAGGCTATCAAGTGGTGATTCCAGACTTCCTTACTAGAGCGGACTGGGAGATTGTAGAAGCTCTCCTCCAAGCCCTATCGAGCAAGTTGGGGCAAGTGGTAGAAGGGCTAGAAGGGTTTGAATTTGAAGCTTATTTCCGACAAACAGTTCAGAATTATCTAGCGGATAAGGCGGCTCGTCTAGTATACTGCCAAGGGCTCTTGTCCCCTATCTATCTCAACAAGGAATACCTCGAGAGCTTTTTGGTTGAGAACGGACTGGTACGTTTTGAAGAGCTGGTCAAGAAAGTTCAAGGATCTGATGCCTACCTTGCCAGTGTGAGATTTTACCCAGATGCTCAAGGCAAGGTGCACGGTATCTATCACCTAGCCCAGGGAGTCAAGACGATTTTGCCAAAGGAACCCTTTGTACCAGCATCCTATACGGAGCAACTGGCAGGCAAGGAGCTTGTTTGGGAGATTGACCTAGTGAAGATTTCTGGTGATGGGTCCAAAGTAGAAGACTACGAAGCCATCGCTCGCTTGGATTATGCAAGATTCCTAGAGTCGCTACCAACAGCATTTTACCACCAACTAGATGCCAATCAACTAGAAGTACAAGCCATTTTGGGAAAAGATTTTGAAGAATTGGCACAAGAAAAGTAA
- a CDS encoding TfoX/Sxy family protein produces the protein MAYSKSLAQQIRTILATELPPHVFEEEVEEKKMFGGLAFMVQGKMTVTVSSRSQELVMVRIGKEMEKQVLPKNGASVTLMKGRLYHGYIDLDGEAQKELSYWIKLALSYNQELTQQDKK, from the coding sequence ATGGCGTATAGTAAATCTTTAGCTCAACAGATTCGTACCATTTTAGCTACTGAACTTCCTCCTCATGTTTTTGAAGAAGAGGTAGAAGAGAAGAAGATGTTTGGTGGTTTGGCTTTTATGGTCCAAGGTAAGATGACCGTTACTGTGAGTTCGAGAAGTCAAGAGCTTGTCATGGTCCGCATTGGTAAGGAAATGGAAAAGCAGGTCCTGCCTAAAAATGGTGCCAGTGTGACTTTAATGAAGGGTAGGCTTTATCATGGCTATATTGATTTAGATGGTGAAGCACAAAAAGAACTGTCTTACTGGATCAAGCTAGCCTTGTCCTACAATCAGGAGCTGACGCAGCAGGATAAAAAGTAA
- a CDS encoding VOC family protein gives MKLDVFLSFNGQAEEAFRFYADLFQTEIKGLVRASDMMDPADLPAAKRDKIAWIALDTENLTLNGEDVGIFNDLSIPSNHQPNQWLVLSPDSREEADELFAKLAEGGQILYALENQFFAKFYARLIDRFGIGWDVMMN, from the coding sequence ATGAAATTAGACGTGTTTTTAAGTTTTAATGGTCAGGCCGAAGAAGCTTTTCGTTTTTATGCAGATCTTTTTCAGACAGAGATAAAGGGACTTGTCCGAGCCAGTGATATGATGGATCCAGCTGACCTTCCTGCAGCAAAACGGGATAAGATTGCTTGGATTGCCTTAGATACGGAAAACTTGACCCTGAATGGTGAGGATGTAGGCATTTTTAACGACCTATCTATTCCTAGCAATCATCAGCCCAATCAATGGTTAGTTCTGAGCCCAGACAGTAGAGAAGAAGCCGATGAGCTTTTTGCTAAGCTTGCTGAAGGTGGACAGATTCTCTATGCTCTAGAGAATCAATTTTTTGCTAAGTTTTATGCCCGCTTAATTGACCGTTTTGGTATCGGCTGGGATGTGATGATGAATTAG
- a CDS encoding helix-turn-helix transcriptional regulator — protein sequence MSKAIMEEVAAYLRQHADEELSLTDLAEHFHYSPFHLSRTFKKKMGFSIKQYVEALKMEKGIQEIVESRQNVTETSMEAGYDSLGSFSNTFKRHTGLSPKKYYQESTKAYDFMVKQLDEKGALLHQNPDCKSDNRLTVALSYPEGYEPRLSCVGLFKTRIPKEEPVIGVALSQESRFTFENVPDGRYYLLACELLEDLRLTKNYVLKHNFRWGSDEPLTFAGDSIYQEEISMRRPLPSDPPITVNLPVLIMRSLAKQAQLRIRKFLS from the coding sequence ATGTCTAAAGCTATTATGGAAGAAGTGGCAGCCTATCTGCGTCAGCATGCAGATGAAGAGCTGAGTCTGACCGATTTGGCTGAGCATTTCCATTATAGTCCTTTCCATCTATCCAGAACTTTCAAGAAAAAGATGGGATTTTCTATCAAGCAATATGTGGAAGCTCTTAAGATGGAAAAAGGAATTCAGGAGATTGTAGAAAGCCGGCAAAATGTGACCGAGACATCTATGGAAGCTGGTTATGATAGTCTAGGCAGTTTTTCCAATACTTTTAAGCGGCATACTGGACTTTCGCCTAAAAAATACTACCAAGAATCAACCAAGGCTTATGATTTTATGGTAAAACAGCTAGATGAGAAGGGAGCTTTGTTACATCAGAATCCCGACTGTAAAAGTGACAATAGGCTGACTGTGGCGCTATCTTATCCTGAGGGGTATGAACCACGCCTTAGCTGTGTCGGGTTGTTTAAAACCCGAATACCCAAAGAAGAGCCGGTTATCGGAGTAGCACTGAGTCAGGAGAGCCGGTTTACTTTTGAAAATGTACCCGATGGTCGCTACTATCTTTTGGCCTGTGAATTGCTGGAAGATTTACGCCTAACTAAAAACTATGTCTTGAAGCATAACTTTCGCTGGGGCAGCGATGAGCCTCTCACTTTTGCAGGCGATAGCATCTATCAAGAGGAAATCAGCATGCGCAGGCCCTTGCCCAGTGATCCACCTATTACAGTTAATCTTCCAGTTTTAATCATGCGTTCCCTAGCCAAACAAGCGCAATTGAGAATAAGAAAATTTTTATCCTAA